The following coding sequences are from one Mycoplasma mycoides subsp. capri window:
- the rpoC gene encoding DNA-directed RNA polymerase subunit beta', translated as MENLNRKKAIKIELANPDTIRSWSHGEVLKPETINYKTLKAEKDGLFDERIFGPTKNYECVCGRYKKANPMNKGKKCEKCGVELTESIVRRERMGHIELEEPVTHIWMLKVAPYRIAAILDLKAKELEEVVYFVSHIVLEQGNQKHFIEKEVLDLGSSRITKTREKLQLTILDVIDLINDPNHRDTKKANRLLEELKNTAVPFSIDEATSLISKYTGAKFGIGARAVEYLLEKVDLKKEIEAIKVQLENSKKTPNERTKLLKRLETFDALKRSNQRPEWMVMRVIPVIPPDIRPIIQLDGGRFTTSEINDLYRRIIIRNERLKKVKEMGAPSIIVNNEKRMLQEAVDALFDNERKPKLVQGKNKRPLKSLTSVLKGKQGRFRQNLLGKRVDYSARSVIAIGPDLKMYQAGLPREMAITLFKPFVIQWLQDHEYAENVKIAEKMLLQNDPKVWEALEQVIKDRPVLLNRAPTLHRLGIQAFEPKLVKGKAIRLHPLVTTAFNADFDGDQMAVHVPITKEAVAESRALMLGSSAILGPKDGKAIVTPGQDIILGNYYLTTEEKDAQGQGMIFSSLDEAFMAYKSNQVHLNSLIGIALSALPEQKFSDKNQRLNSYLLTTVGKLYFNQIFDDNFPWINSNNIWNAKEAVKEFIYDFSQDIDKVIENVQVQQPIKKKELSLIIERYFETHGARKTAEMLDKMKDLGFSFSTKSGTTISAGDVVAFTHKYDEFKQADQKVEQITDFYNMGMLTNSEKKRRIIEVWSDVKDKIQNELATVLRKDVKNPIFVMVDSGARGNVSNFTQLVGMRGLMNDTKGDIKEIPIKSSFREGLTVSEYFVSTHGARKGMADIALKTADSGYLTRRLVDVSQEIVVVNEDCEPTKGFEVSAIIDTKHDNVIVPLKDRLVGRFTFEDIYDDNKNLIVSANTLIDKNIADKIIMAGISSVIIRSVLTCDNKRGVCQKCYGLNLATASVVNIGEPVGVIAAQSIGEPGTQLTMRNFHTGGVAGNVDITQGLPRIKELLDVTTPKGAVAIISEVDGVVSEIEDYNGVFVINIVTENEEVKKYKTEFNSVLRVEQGSSVVAGQKLTEGAIDLHQLLEFGGIQDVQNYILKEVQKVYRLQGIEISDKYIEIIIKQMLNKVKITDSGDSDLLPGEVITIQNYKEVVQDCIVKSIRPPLSKAQIFGIKKAPLESSSWLSSASFQDTARVLTRAIIKGKEDKLEGLKENIMLGNLIPAGTGLTGTQEVELLAEQYHNNEY; from the coding sequence ATGGAAAATCTAAATCGTAAAAAAGCAATAAAAATTGAATTAGCTAACCCTGATACAATTCGTTCATGATCACATGGTGAAGTTTTAAAACCAGAAACTATCAACTATAAAACATTAAAAGCTGAAAAAGATGGGCTATTTGATGAAAGAATTTTTGGACCAACTAAAAACTATGAATGTGTTTGTGGAAGATATAAAAAAGCCAACCCTATGAATAAAGGGAAAAAATGTGAAAAATGTGGTGTTGAATTAACTGAATCAATTGTCAGAAGAGAAAGAATGGGACATATTGAATTAGAAGAACCAGTTACTCACATTTGAATGTTAAAAGTTGCTCCTTATAGAATTGCTGCAATTTTAGATCTAAAAGCAAAAGAACTAGAAGAAGTAGTTTATTTTGTTTCACATATTGTTTTAGAACAAGGAAATCAAAAACATTTTATTGAAAAAGAAGTTTTAGATTTAGGTTCATCAAGAATTACTAAAACTAGAGAAAAATTACAATTAACAATTTTAGATGTTATTGATCTAATTAATGATCCAAATCATAGAGATACAAAAAAAGCTAATAGATTATTAGAAGAACTAAAAAATACTGCTGTGCCATTTTCAATTGATGAAGCTACTAGTTTAATTAGTAAATATACTGGTGCAAAATTTGGAATTGGAGCTAGAGCTGTTGAGTATCTATTAGAAAAAGTAGATCTAAAAAAAGAAATTGAGGCCATTAAAGTTCAACTTGAAAATTCTAAAAAAACCCCAAATGAAAGAACTAAATTATTAAAACGTTTAGAAACTTTTGATGCTTTAAAACGTTCTAACCAACGTCCTGAATGAATGGTTATGAGAGTAATTCCAGTTATTCCACCAGACATTCGTCCAATTATTCAATTAGATGGTGGTAGATTTACTACTTCTGAAATTAATGATTTATATAGAAGAATCATTATTAGAAATGAAAGATTAAAAAAAGTTAAAGAAATGGGTGCGCCATCAATTATTGTAAATAACGAAAAACGTATGTTACAAGAAGCTGTTGATGCTCTATTTGATAATGAAAGAAAACCAAAACTAGTTCAAGGTAAAAATAAACGCCCATTAAAATCTTTAACTAGTGTTTTAAAAGGAAAACAAGGTCGTTTTAGACAAAACCTATTAGGAAAACGTGTTGATTATTCAGCTAGATCAGTTATTGCAATTGGACCAGATCTAAAAATGTATCAAGCAGGTTTACCAAGAGAAATGGCAATTACTTTATTTAAACCATTTGTTATTCAATGACTTCAAGATCATGAGTATGCTGAAAATGTAAAAATAGCTGAAAAAATGTTATTACAAAATGACCCAAAAGTTTGAGAAGCACTAGAACAAGTAATTAAAGATCGTCCAGTTTTATTAAACCGTGCACCAACTTTACACCGTTTAGGAATTCAAGCATTTGAACCTAAATTAGTTAAAGGAAAAGCAATTCGTTTACACCCACTAGTTACAACTGCATTTAATGCTGACTTTGATGGTGATCAAATGGCAGTTCACGTTCCTATTACAAAAGAAGCTGTTGCTGAATCAAGAGCTTTAATGTTAGGATCAAGTGCAATTTTAGGACCAAAAGATGGAAAAGCTATTGTTACTCCTGGTCAAGATATCATTTTAGGAAATTACTATTTAACTACTGAAGAAAAAGATGCTCAAGGTCAAGGAATGATCTTTTCAAGTTTAGATGAAGCATTTATGGCTTATAAAAGCAATCAAGTTCATTTAAACTCATTAATTGGAATTGCTTTATCAGCTTTACCTGAACAAAAATTTAGTGATAAGAATCAAAGACTAAATTCTTATTTATTAACAACTGTTGGAAAACTTTACTTTAATCAAATTTTTGATGATAATTTCCCATGAATTAATTCAAATAATATTTGAAATGCTAAAGAAGCAGTTAAAGAATTTATTTATGATTTTTCACAAGACATTGATAAAGTAATTGAAAATGTTCAAGTTCAACAGCCAATCAAGAAAAAAGAATTATCACTAATTATTGAAAGATACTTTGAAACTCATGGAGCTAGAAAAACTGCTGAAATGCTAGATAAAATGAAAGATCTAGGATTTAGTTTTTCAACAAAATCAGGAACTACAATTTCAGCTGGAGATGTTGTTGCTTTTACTCATAAATATGATGAATTTAAACAAGCAGATCAAAAAGTTGAACAAATCACTGATTTTTATAACATGGGTATGTTAACTAATAGTGAAAAGAAACGTAGAATTATTGAAGTTTGATCTGATGTTAAAGATAAAATTCAAAATGAATTAGCAACAGTACTACGTAAAGATGTTAAAAATCCAATTTTTGTAATGGTTGATTCAGGAGCCCGTGGTAATGTTTCAAACTTTACTCAATTAGTTGGTATGCGTGGATTGATGAACGATACTAAAGGAGATATTAAAGAAATTCCTATTAAATCATCATTCCGTGAAGGACTAACAGTTTCAGAATATTTCGTTTCAACTCATGGAGCTAGAAAAGGTATGGCAGATATTGCCTTAAAAACTGCTGACTCAGGTTATTTAACTAGAAGATTAGTTGACGTTAGTCAAGAAATTGTTGTTGTTAATGAAGATTGTGAACCAACTAAAGGATTTGAAGTATCAGCTATTATTGATACAAAACACGATAATGTTATTGTTCCATTAAAAGATAGATTAGTTGGAAGATTTACATTTGAAGACATTTATGATGATAATAAAAACCTAATTGTTTCTGCTAACACATTAATTGATAAAAATATTGCTGACAAAATCATTATGGCAGGTATTAGTTCAGTAATTATTAGATCAGTTCTAACTTGTGATAACAAACGTGGTGTTTGTCAAAAATGTTATGGACTAAACTTAGCTACTGCTTCAGTTGTTAATATTGGTGAACCAGTAGGAGTTATTGCTGCTCAATCAATTGGAGAACCAGGAACTCAATTAACAATGCGTAACTTCCATACAGGAGGAGTTGCTGGTAATGTTGATATTACTCAAGGACTTCCTCGTATTAAAGAATTATTAGACGTTACAACTCCAAAAGGTGCTGTTGCTATAATTTCTGAAGTTGATGGAGTAGTTAGTGAAATTGAAGATTATAATGGTGTATTTGTAATTAATATTGTTACTGAAAATGAAGAAGTTAAAAAATATAAAACTGAATTTAACTCAGTATTACGTGTTGAACAAGGATCAAGTGTTGTTGCTGGTCAAAAATTAACTGAAGGAGCTATTGATTTACACCAGTTATTAGAATTTGGTGGAATTCAAGATGTGCAAAATTACATTTTAAAAGAAGTACAAAAAGTTTATAGATTACAAGGTATTGAAATTTCAGATAAATATATTGAAATCATCATTAAACAAATGTTAAATAAAGTAAAAATTACTGATAGTGGTGATTCTGATTTATTACCTGGAGAAGTTATTACAATTCAAAACTATAAAGAAGTTGTACAAGATTGTATTGTTAAATCAATTAGACCACCTTTATCAAAAGCTCAAATCTTTGGTATTAAAAAAGCACCTTTAGAATCAAGTTCATGATTATCTTCTGCTTCATTCCAAGATACTGCTAGAGTATTAACTAGAGCAATTATTAAAGGAAAAGAAGATAAATTAGAAGGACTAAAAGAAAATATTATGTTAGGTAATTTAATTCCAGCTGGTACTGGTTTAACTGGAACTCAAGAAGTTGAATTACTAGCTGAACAATACCATAACAATGAATATTAA
- a CDS encoding MAG2960 family serine endopeptidase lipoprotein yields the protein MKKILSLISLFSLITSSSLLVISCTNNYSNTNKIPTIPNTNKKPGIKPEIPNQRIPENVPNSSDNKPEIPKTPDNNNLDPNNQNNHSNDQSNPNYTIPNNITKLVYEPNKIYESEKNPEYFKDSHLFSSDFLLNNSAYTISRSTNKFHTGTHNMNVFLKTGNYNNPVDFRSIYNSNTDNEFWKHTKDIGWYGDFGNSKEEKIDFYNDNISVDGMVKQAYLKNFEEKEIGSSKFLNFDFNSFILKNPFGFLPSNLSQLFYYMNFESISKLFKINNILKIRANFDDEKGEFEVLITDKNNQNYYQKIDQSITNSLKKNLDFYQYIYDRSFSILVGVNKWDRDEFKLRDDMLSKGYQGGTAWVLDRIINEQAEKEGYWELLLATNIHVFSFNKTFDKSLYFEKNSKRKYHDSWKGSFFDFTNYSDSKKAEFMTTRAKETLLKSSIISDVSDFKPTFKAEEQYLTAPYYTLRYKVSGFKTDTPYAGLVNLEDFNEATRIGSTKNGGADFVILRLKIKKEKLEYILPELNKVIDKPEEKNWHIGLGKNELFTPLKTQFYAGYPSLKRYADYNGIYQPLYEFKGNKSIGGIISTQNRYVNEGNFQSLWTKYDEKENKDWNSHHENWKKYTEPFIKDQHGMVKTVLAQHSSLFTRIEKNEDHKALDEGSSGSMAIDSSFNLIGINYLLTKDDKHNTITNGISLMQGQSTYENGFDGNIRTDFIKKLKKDNLTTIKLNPNKK from the coding sequence ATGAAAAAGATTTTAAGTTTAATCAGTTTATTTAGTTTAATTACTAGTTCGTCTTTATTAGTTATTAGTTGTACTAATAACTATTCAAACACTAATAAAATTCCAACAATTCCAAACACTAATAAAAAACCTGGAATTAAACCAGAAATTCCAAATCAAAGAATTCCAGAAAATGTACCAAATTCTAGTGACAATAAACCAGAAATTCCTAAAACACCTGATAACAATAATCTAGACCCTAATAATCAAAATAATCACTCAAACGATCAATCAAATCCAAATTATACAATTCCAAATAATATAACTAAATTAGTTTATGAACCTAACAAGATTTATGAATCTGAAAAAAATCCTGAGTACTTTAAAGATTCTCACTTATTTAGTTCAGACTTTTTGTTAAACAATTCAGCTTATACAATTAGTAGATCTACAAATAAATTTCATACTGGTACACATAATATGAATGTGTTTTTAAAAACTGGTAACTATAATAATCCAGTTGATTTTAGAAGTATTTATAATTCAAATACTGATAATGAATTTTGAAAACATACAAAAGATATTGGTTGGTATGGTGATTTTGGAAATTCAAAAGAAGAAAAAATTGATTTTTATAATGACAATATATCAGTTGATGGAATGGTAAAACAAGCATATTTGAAAAACTTTGAAGAAAAAGAAATTGGTTCTAGTAAATTTTTAAACTTTGATTTTAATAGTTTTATTTTAAAAAATCCTTTTGGATTTTTACCATCAAACTTAAGTCAGTTGTTTTATTATATGAATTTTGAATCGATTTCTAAATTGTTTAAGATAAATAATATTCTAAAAATAAGAGCTAATTTTGATGATGAAAAAGGTGAATTTGAAGTACTAATTACTGATAAAAACAACCAGAATTATTATCAAAAAATTGATCAATCTATCACTAATTCATTAAAGAAGAACTTAGATTTTTATCAATATATTTATGATAGAAGCTTTTCTATTTTAGTTGGAGTAAACAAATGAGATAGAGATGAATTCAAACTTAGAGATGATATGCTTTCAAAAGGTTATCAAGGTGGAACTGCTTGAGTTTTAGATAGAATTATTAATGAACAAGCTGAAAAAGAAGGATATTGAGAGCTTTTATTAGCAACAAATATTCACGTATTTAGTTTCAATAAAACTTTTGATAAATCACTTTATTTTGAAAAGAATAGTAAGAGAAAATATCATGATAGTTGAAAAGGTAGTTTTTTTGATTTTACAAACTACTCTGATTCTAAAAAAGCTGAATTTATGACAACAAGAGCAAAAGAAACATTATTAAAATCTAGTATTATTTCTGATGTTTCTGATTTTAAACCAACTTTTAAAGCCGAAGAACAATATTTAACTGCCCCTTACTATACACTTCGTTATAAGGTCTCAGGATTTAAAACTGATACTCCATATGCAGGCTTAGTTAATTTAGAAGATTTTAATGAAGCTACTAGAATTGGATCAACAAAAAATGGTGGAGCTGATTTTGTAATATTAAGATTAAAAATTAAAAAAGAAAAATTAGAATACATATTACCTGAATTAAATAAAGTGATTGATAAACCTGAAGAAAAAAACTGGCACATAGGTTTAGGAAAAAATGAATTATTTACTCCATTAAAAACTCAATTTTATGCAGGTTATCCTTCTTTAAAGAGATATGCAGACTATAATGGGATTTATCAACCACTTTATGAATTTAAGGGTAATAAGTCAATTGGTGGAATTATTAGTACTCAAAATAGATATGTTAATGAAGGTAATTTTCAAAGTTTATGAACTAAGTATGATGAAAAAGAAAATAAAGACTGAAATTCACATCATGAAAATTGAAAAAAGTATACTGAGCCATTTATAAAAGATCAACATGGAATGGTTAAAACTGTTTTAGCTCAACATTCATCTTTATTTACTAGAATAGAAAAAAATGAAGATCATAAAGCTTTAGATGAAGGCTCATCTGGATCAATGGCTATTGATTCTTCATTTAATTTAATTGGTATTAATTATTTACTTACTAAAGATGATAAACATAATACAATAACAAATGGAATTAGTTTAATGCAAGGTCAAAGTACTTATGAAAATGGATTTGATGGAAACATAAGAACTGATTTTATTAAAAAATTAAAAAAAGATAACTTAACTACTATTAAATTAAATCCAAATAAAAAATAG
- a CDS encoding rhodanese-like domain-containing protein, translating to MKNSIEISNDKFFELLDKGWQVIDVRDKYEYENFEKFLPSTNISYPEVLDNVNKRWPNLDTKLIFVCNHGNRSGLTARHLNKLGYYNVYVLDTGIAGL from the coding sequence ATGAAAAATTCTATTGAAATTTCTAATGATAAATTTTTTGAATTATTGGATAAAGGTTGACAAGTAATTGATGTTAGAGATAAGTATGAATATGAAAATTTTGAAAAATTTTTACCAAGTACTAATATCTCTTATCCAGAAGTTTTAGATAACGTTAATAAGAGATGACCTAATTTAGATACTAAACTAATTTTTGTATGTAATCACGGTAACAGATCAGGTTTAACAGCTAGACACTTAAACAAACTTGGTTATTATAATGTTTATGTACTAGATACAGGAATAGCTGGACTTTAG
- the rpiB gene encoding ribose 5-phosphate isomerase B, whose amino-acid sequence MSNRIYIGNDHSAVEMKQAIVKHLQEKNYEVIDLGNNDGKSCNYAKIGQVVAEHVVNDTNSRGIVICGTGIGISIAANKVKTARAALVYEKETAELARIHNDANILALGARIIAISKAINLVDVFLNTPFEGGRHIERVNTLNEYKN is encoded by the coding sequence ATGTCAAATCGAATTTATATAGGAAACGATCACAGTGCAGTTGAAATGAAACAAGCAATTGTAAAACATTTACAAGAAAAAAACTATGAAGTAATTGATCTAGGAAATAATGATGGTAAATCTTGTAATTATGCAAAAATAGGTCAAGTTGTAGCTGAACATGTTGTAAATGATACTAATAGTAGAGGTATTGTAATTTGTGGAACTGGAATTGGTATTAGTATAGCTGCTAATAAAGTTAAAACCGCAAGAGCTGCTTTAGTTTATGAAAAAGAAACAGCTGAACTAGCAAGAATTCATAATGATGCAAACATCTTAGCATTAGGAGCTAGAATTATAGCAATTTCAAAAGCTATTAATCTAGTTGATGTATTTTTAAATACACCATTTGAAGGTGGAAGACATATAGAAAGAGTTAATACTTTAAATGAATACAAAAATTAA